In Streptomyces longhuiensis, the following proteins share a genomic window:
- a CDS encoding MFS transporter, whose protein sequence is MGAAMRRIQVGSALSSFGVGFTVPFLYVYVAEVRGLGAGAAGIVLAAFAMAALVVLPFTGRAIDRRGPVPVLVVATLVAAVGALGLGLAGSRTTAILSAAVLGAGTAVIQPALATMIVWTSTPDTRTRAFAMQFFLQNLGLGIGGLIGGQIVDESRPSSFTLLFGIEAVMFLVLAGVVGFVRMPYAPAIGGAVPKGGSGTGGGLRALLRHRAMVQLCVLGFVLFFACYGQFESGLSAYGVEAAGISPSTLGIALAANTAMIVVAQFAVLKFVERRRRSRVIAAVGLVWAIAWLAAGYAGVGHGSQAMATAAFISTYALFGLGEAMLSPTVAPLVADLAPAGMVGQYNSAFALVKQLALAVGPAVGGPMGAALHGPYIVTFVLFSLGITFLAVRLGRHLSPEQDQPSLAKSRIVAEGGASAEPVPAAAAV, encoded by the coding sequence ATGGGCGCAGCGATGCGTCGGATCCAGGTGGGCAGCGCGCTGAGTTCGTTCGGCGTCGGGTTCACGGTCCCGTTCCTCTATGTGTACGTCGCTGAGGTGCGAGGTCTCGGGGCTGGAGCGGCGGGCATCGTGCTCGCCGCCTTCGCCATGGCCGCTCTGGTCGTCCTGCCGTTCACGGGGCGGGCCATCGACCGGCGCGGTCCGGTGCCCGTCCTGGTCGTCGCCACGCTGGTGGCGGCGGTCGGTGCCCTCGGGCTCGGGCTCGCCGGGAGTCGGACGACGGCGATCCTGTCGGCGGCGGTGCTCGGTGCGGGCACCGCCGTGATCCAGCCGGCGCTCGCCACGATGATCGTGTGGACGTCCACGCCGGACACCCGTACGCGCGCCTTCGCCATGCAGTTCTTCCTGCAGAACCTCGGCCTGGGCATCGGCGGGCTCATCGGCGGCCAGATCGTCGACGAGAGCCGTCCGTCGAGCTTCACGCTGCTCTTCGGTATCGAGGCCGTGATGTTCCTGGTGCTCGCCGGGGTCGTGGGTTTCGTGCGGATGCCGTACGCGCCGGCGATCGGCGGGGCGGTGCCGAAGGGTGGCTCCGGGACGGGCGGCGGGCTGCGGGCGCTGCTGCGGCACCGGGCGATGGTGCAGCTGTGCGTCCTCGGGTTCGTGCTGTTCTTCGCCTGCTACGGGCAGTTCGAGTCGGGCCTGAGCGCGTACGGCGTGGAGGCGGCCGGGATCTCCCCGTCGACGCTGGGCATCGCGCTCGCCGCCAACACCGCGATGATCGTGGTCGCGCAGTTCGCGGTCCTGAAGTTCGTCGAGCGGCGCAGGCGGTCCCGGGTCATCGCCGCGGTCGGGCTCGTGTGGGCGATCGCGTGGCTCGCGGCCGGGTACGCGGGTGTGGGGCACGGCAGCCAGGCCATGGCGACGGCCGCGTTCATCTCGACGTACGCGCTGTTCGGTCTCGGTGAGGCGATGCTGTCGCCGACCGTGGCCCCGCTGGTCGCCGACCTGGCACCGGCCGGGATGGTCGGGCAGTACAACTCGGCGTTCGCGCTGGTCAAGCAGCTCGCTCTGGCGGTCGGTCCGGCGGTCGGCGGACCCATGGGGGCCGCGCTGCACGGTCCGTACATCGTGACGTTCGTGCTGTTCTCGCTGGGGATCACGTTCCTCGCGGTGCGGCTCGGGCGGCATCTGTCGCCCGAGCAGGACCAGCCGTCGCTGGCGAAGAGCCGGATCGTGGCGGAGGGCGGGGCGTCGGCGGAACCGGTGCCCGCGGCCGCGGCCGTCTGA
- a CDS encoding MarR family winged helix-turn-helix transcriptional regulator, with the protein MGDNPGDSEPTLDEQIAAYQREFQDLDPQVEQIVSALGRLNRRMNVAYGRQTANLGITNAEWEVLKALVLSGAPYRMGPGDLAKRLGLTPAAMTHRIDRMVGEGLVTRDRDESNRVRVIVELTTEGRAKWLEAMRLASGFEEDLLQDLSSDERGVLGEVLTRLLRRVEDAQPDAGGRLTDLD; encoded by the coding sequence ATGGGCGACAACCCCGGCGACAGTGAGCCGACCCTCGACGAGCAGATCGCCGCGTACCAGCGTGAGTTCCAGGACCTCGACCCCCAGGTCGAGCAGATCGTCTCCGCACTCGGCCGCCTCAACAGGCGCATGAACGTCGCCTACGGCCGCCAGACCGCGAACCTCGGCATCACCAACGCCGAGTGGGAGGTCCTCAAGGCCCTCGTCCTCTCCGGCGCCCCGTACCGCATGGGCCCCGGCGACCTGGCGAAGCGCCTGGGCCTCACGCCGGCCGCGATGACCCACCGCATCGACCGCATGGTCGGCGAGGGCCTGGTCACCCGCGACCGCGACGAGTCCAACCGGGTACGCGTCATCGTCGAGCTCACCACCGAGGGCCGCGCCAAGTGGCTCGAGGCGATGCGCCTCGCCTCTGGCTTCGAGGAAGACCTTCTCCAGGACCTCTCCTCCGACGAGCGCGGCGTCCTGGGTGAGGTCCTGACCCGCCTGCTGCGCCGAGTGGAGGACGCCCAGCCGGACGCCGGCGGCCGCCTCACGGATCTCGACTGA
- a CDS encoding NAD(P)/FAD-dependent oxidoreductase — protein MPKTASSRGTAPEVPRTRVLVVGGGYVGMYTALRLQQRLKPELRSGRTEIVVVTPDPYMTYQPFLPEAAAGSISPRHVVVPLRRVLPRCRVIVGEVTSVDHGKRTATFTTLATEEEGTGAVEITYDELVMAPGSVSRTLPVPGLADHGIGFKTVEEAIGLRNHVIEQLDIASSTRDPAIRDAALTFVFVGGGYAGVEALGELEDMARYAAGYYHNVTADDLKWILVEASDRILPEVGEEMGRYTVSELRRRNIDVRLGTRLESCEDRVAVLDDGSRFPTRTVVWTAGVKPHPVLAATDLPRNERGRLKCTAQLAVDGAPHAWGAGDAAAVPDITAGEEGKECAPNAQHAVRQAGVLGDNIVASLRGEPLTDYEHAYVGSVASLGLHKGVAHVYGRRLKGYPAWFMHRVYHLSRVPTVNRKARVLSEWILSALFKREIVSLGSLERPRAEFELAAGGNPPGSPPSHPPRDPKGST, from the coding sequence ATGCCGAAGACTGCTTCTTCCCGGGGGACGGCCCCGGAAGTCCCGCGTACGCGCGTCCTCGTCGTAGGGGGCGGCTATGTCGGGATGTACACCGCCCTGCGCCTCCAGCAGAGACTCAAACCGGAACTGAGAAGCGGCCGGACCGAGATCGTCGTCGTCACCCCCGACCCGTACATGACCTACCAGCCGTTCCTGCCCGAGGCCGCCGCCGGATCCATCTCGCCGCGCCACGTCGTCGTGCCGCTGCGCCGCGTCCTCCCCCGCTGCCGCGTCATCGTCGGCGAGGTCACGTCCGTCGACCACGGCAAGCGCACCGCCACCTTCACCACCCTCGCCACCGAGGAGGAGGGCACGGGCGCCGTCGAGATCACGTACGACGAACTCGTCATGGCCCCCGGCTCCGTCTCGCGCACCCTGCCCGTGCCGGGGCTCGCCGACCACGGCATCGGCTTCAAGACCGTCGAAGAGGCCATCGGGCTGCGCAACCACGTCATCGAACAGCTGGACATCGCCTCCTCGACCCGCGACCCCGCCATCCGCGACGCGGCCCTCACCTTCGTCTTCGTAGGGGGCGGTTACGCCGGGGTGGAGGCACTCGGCGAACTCGAGGACATGGCCCGCTACGCCGCCGGTTACTACCACAACGTCACCGCGGACGACCTGAAGTGGATCCTCGTCGAGGCCAGCGATCGCATCCTCCCCGAGGTCGGCGAGGAGATGGGTCGCTACACCGTCAGTGAACTGCGCCGCCGCAACATCGACGTACGCCTGGGGACGCGGCTCGAATCCTGCGAGGACCGGGTCGCCGTCCTCGACGACGGCTCCCGCTTCCCGACCCGCACCGTCGTGTGGACCGCGGGCGTCAAACCGCACCCCGTGCTCGCCGCGACCGACCTGCCGCGCAACGAACGCGGCCGCCTCAAATGCACCGCCCAGCTCGCCGTCGACGGCGCCCCGCACGCGTGGGGCGCGGGCGACGCGGCGGCGGTCCCCGACATCACGGCCGGCGAGGAGGGCAAGGAATGCGCGCCCAACGCCCAGCACGCGGTGCGCCAGGCCGGAGTCCTCGGCGACAACATCGTGGCCTCCCTGCGCGGCGAGCCCCTGACCGACTACGAGCACGCATACGTCGGCTCCGTCGCCTCGCTCGGCCTGCACAAGGGTGTCGCCCACGTCTACGGGCGCAGGCTGAAGGGCTACCCTGCCTGGTTCATGCACCGCGTCTACCACCTGAGCCGGGTGCCGACCGTGAACCGGAAGGCCCGTGTCCTGAGCGAATGGATACTCTCCGCGCTCTTCAAGCGCGAGATCGTCTCCCTCGGCTCGCTCGAACGGCCGCGTGCGGAGTTCGAACTCGCGGCCGGGGGAAACCCGCCCGGCAGCCCCCCGTCGCACCCGCCGCGGGACCCGAAGGGGTCGACCTGA
- a CDS encoding TetR/AcrR family transcriptional regulator, translating to MHIQDSQWTSTASASAVAGGPAATGGNGRGAGDSSRAAPLRVDAQRNLEHVLRAAREVFGELGYGAPMEDVARRARVGVGTVYRRFPSKDVLVRRIAEEETSRLTDQARAALGQEDEPWSALSRFLRTSVASGAGRLLPPQVLRVGVADEPADAAGAPGAVRNETRVPQQRHAVVPPDLRLVEQRTSSVTEAVPADDAGAAALLEVVGQLVDRARAASELREDVTVADVLLVIATAAPSLPDAAQQAAASSRLLDILLEGLRSRPA from the coding sequence ATGCACATTCAGGACTCTCAATGGACTTCGACGGCTTCCGCGTCGGCCGTGGCCGGCGGACCGGCCGCCACGGGCGGTAACGGTCGCGGCGCGGGCGACAGTTCGCGTGCGGCGCCGCTCCGGGTGGACGCCCAGCGCAACCTGGAGCACGTCCTGCGCGCGGCGCGCGAGGTCTTCGGCGAGCTGGGGTACGGCGCGCCGATGGAGGACGTGGCGCGGCGGGCCCGGGTCGGTGTCGGCACGGTGTACCGGCGCTTCCCGAGCAAGGACGTACTGGTGCGGCGCATAGCCGAGGAGGAGACCTCCCGGCTCACCGACCAGGCGCGGGCCGCCCTCGGCCAGGAGGACGAGCCGTGGTCGGCGCTGTCGCGCTTCCTGCGCACGTCCGTCGCCTCCGGTGCGGGGCGGCTGCTGCCTCCGCAGGTGCTGCGCGTCGGCGTCGCCGACGAGCCGGCCGACGCGGCGGGCGCGCCGGGCGCGGTCCGGAACGAGACGCGGGTTCCGCAGCAGCGGCACGCCGTCGTCCCGCCCGACCTGCGTCTCGTGGAGCAGCGCACATCCTCGGTCACCGAGGCCGTACCGGCGGACGACGCGGGCGCCGCGGCGCTGCTGGAGGTCGTCGGGCAGCTCGTGGACCGGGCGCGCGCGGCGTCGGAGCTCCGCGAGGACGTGACGGTGGCGGACGTGCTGCTGGTCATCGCCACGGCGGCACCTTCGCTGCCGGACGCCGCACAGCAGGCCGCCGCGTCGTCGCGGCTTCTGGACATCCTGCTCGAAGGGCTGCGGTCGCGGCCCGCGTAG
- a CDS encoding ATP-binding SpoIIE family protein phosphatase has protein sequence MNFTRWSARLPGTQRRAAARSDHGVSQSQRGEGAVPAARHEHASDGDAPTPAAGIDELPAREVLDRIPALVALVHGPDHRIAYVNDAYVAAFGERPTGAPAREALPELEELGLLPLLDQVLRSAKPRTVKSRKVAGGRSYTFTCTPVTVPADGADGAHGGAGGSGVLVFAADVTDHAEAAERLRASERRQRETAVTLQRSLLPQELEQPDDLRIAATYQPGGTEAAVGGDWYDVITLGGGRTALVIGDVMGRGVRAAAVMGQLRTAVRAYARLDLPPHEVLQLLDGLAIEIDANQIATCVYAVHDPNEGRLVYASAGHLPILVRDESGTIHRAEEPTGPPLGTGGWLHASGSVPLGPGSTAVMYTDGLVERRDEDIDEGVAALERALAGATGTPQVVCDRLIRAAGVTADHDDDVAVLVLQHPARTGPDGELFRNAALELLGGVEAAPRARAFASGVLASWRFSPELHDLGVLAASELVANSLQHGTPPMRLRLRRTDRRLIIEVTDGDDHLPRRRRAEPADEAGRGISIVATIASNWGSRRTPGGGKAVWCEFALPRTP, from the coding sequence GTGAACTTCACGCGCTGGAGCGCCCGGCTCCCCGGAACGCAGCGCCGCGCGGCAGCGCGGTCCGACCATGGCGTCTCCCAAAGCCAGCGAGGGGAAGGCGCCGTGCCCGCCGCCCGCCACGAACACGCTTCCGACGGCGACGCGCCCACGCCCGCCGCCGGCATCGACGAGCTGCCCGCACGCGAGGTCCTCGACCGCATCCCCGCCCTCGTCGCCCTCGTCCACGGCCCCGACCACCGCATCGCGTACGTGAACGACGCGTACGTCGCGGCCTTCGGCGAGCGCCCCACCGGCGCACCCGCGCGCGAGGCGCTGCCCGAGCTGGAGGAACTCGGCCTGCTGCCACTGCTCGACCAGGTCCTGCGCAGCGCCAAGCCGCGCACGGTCAAGTCCCGCAAGGTGGCCGGCGGCCGCTCGTACACGTTCACCTGCACACCCGTGACGGTCCCGGCCGACGGCGCGGACGGCGCACACGGAGGGGCGGGCGGCTCCGGTGTGCTGGTCTTCGCTGCGGACGTCACCGACCACGCCGAGGCCGCCGAGCGCCTGCGCGCCAGCGAGCGCCGCCAGCGCGAGACCGCCGTCACCCTCCAGCGCTCCCTCCTGCCCCAGGAGCTGGAACAGCCCGACGACCTGCGCATCGCGGCCACCTACCAGCCGGGCGGCACCGAGGCCGCGGTCGGCGGCGACTGGTACGACGTGATCACCCTCGGCGGCGGCCGCACCGCCCTCGTCATCGGCGACGTCATGGGCCGCGGGGTGCGCGCCGCCGCCGTCATGGGCCAGCTGCGCACCGCCGTCCGCGCCTACGCCCGCCTCGACCTGCCGCCGCACGAGGTGCTCCAGCTCCTCGACGGCCTCGCCATCGAGATCGACGCCAACCAGATCGCCACCTGCGTCTACGCGGTCCACGACCCGAACGAGGGCCGCCTCGTGTACGCCTCGGCCGGCCACCTCCCCATCCTCGTACGCGACGAGAGCGGCACGATCCACCGCGCGGAGGAGCCCACCGGACCCCCGCTCGGCACGGGCGGCTGGCTGCACGCCTCGGGATCGGTGCCGCTCGGCCCCGGATCGACCGCGGTCATGTACACCGACGGCCTGGTCGAACGCAGGGACGAGGACATCGACGAGGGCGTCGCGGCCCTGGAGCGCGCGCTCGCCGGCGCCACCGGCACACCCCAGGTCGTGTGCGACCGCCTCATCCGCGCGGCAGGCGTCACCGCGGACCACGACGACGACGTGGCCGTCCTCGTCCTCCAGCACCCGGCGCGCACGGGACCCGACGGAGAGCTGTTCCGCAACGCCGCCCTGGAACTCCTCGGCGGCGTCGAAGCGGCCCCACGCGCGCGTGCCTTCGCCTCCGGGGTACTCGCCAGCTGGCGCTTCTCGCCCGAGCTGCACGACCTGGGCGTCCTGGCCGCCAGCGAACTCGTCGCCAACTCACTCCAGCACGGCACCCCGCCCATGCGCCTCAGGCTCCGCCGCACCGACCGCCGACTGATCATCGAGGTCACCGACGGCGACGACCACCTCCCGCGCCGCCGCCGCGCCGAGCCCGCCGACGAGGCGGGCCGGGGCATCTCCATCGTCGCCACGATCGCCTCGAACTGGGGCTCCCGGCGCACCCCGGGCGGCGGCAAGGCGGTCTGGTGCGAATTCGCCCTGCCGCGCACCCCGTGA